A window of Plasmodium malariae genome assembly, chromosome: 5 contains these coding sequences:
- the PK1 gene encoding protein kinase 1, putative gives MDLIKIYKKNEIIKDYVNIYFDDEKLKYDSRNISYKIRHIIGNGVYGVVYKADCLDSSSVVALKQTYQKNTKIFKEIEIMKKLKHPNIVKLKHAFYTTSLNGGVYVHMVMEYGNTDLATSLYYITIKNSIKQDCRSNHNNNGSSSRNNNNDSNRNNSNSSNNCNDRSNVYYMQAGDIDDTVISSNNLENIVRCDYSRNVCFHGDGKISNSRNSTNDNIRNRKSTVKNFLKDDFQNKNQMDKPEQISENWEDGKNGAIKQSYHAHQLNKSHDFNSGDTLKHLNSSGKNYVPNCINSVEEISNIGGNTKNVQRSEGDNNDYNGCNSSCNNDCSSSSSSSSSSSSSSSNCGYNYSNNDVLKHNNMINNFNINALQESINDICPCHNLSEYIKNSFLNENQIKIYLYQLIRATLYLHSLCITHRDIKPQNILIFLNKTNKANNANSSSYSSSNNNGKSNKDLLTKMEKGSDNKKCLVCIQNSFKFKCIMNRRNKNINTKGDKINNVEKKISSINVECANDKLIVNGSDNLTTHKKEGEYIKKKSDDSFFFVNNNRSVISGGSNINNDINHNNGREGIENTFLGKSKSISFIDERENKIDCSSNSKLEKYYSYYNSNTTASALKKKRNSFNKTYVKLKRSMSMTNLHKGKCNSWKTNYSDYNLHVSKKNFKKILKKNKTDILLSSSHTHKSCTILEEEKMIHVSNEKLSNNYVDDKHCIEEEEKKKIIIREEVNVNDIDNLSHQNNLDELYMNSIMYKYIKLCDFNTSIKLKENYKYFSYVCSRYYRAPELLFGSNYYSQAIDTWSIGCVMGELMLGKPLFLGDCASDQLVEIIKILGTPNDEDFLSFRSVYKNVKFPDIKPITLKKLISHNCSQESIDLLDKLLQFNPQKRIKLCNALLHNYFDDIRNLKVFNKDINSDNNFSLPFNTNCFNFTKEELLHFTVEERKILIPLDVRRRKLDEVMQYIDMTLENFDKLYPNKMHLAC, from the exons atggatttgataaaaatttacaagaaaaatgaaataataaaagactatgtaaatatatattttgacgatgaaaaattaaaatatgactCCAGAAATATTAGTTATAAAATACGTCATATAATTGGAAATGGAGTATATGGTGTAGTATATAAAGCGGATTGTTTAGACAGTTCTAGTGTAGTTGCACTCAAACAAACATATCAaaagaatacaaaaatttttaaagaaattgaaattatgaagaaattaaaacatCCAAATATTGTGAAACTGAAACATGCATTTTATACTACCAGTTTAAATGGAGGGGTTTATGTGCACATGGTAATGGAATACGGCAATACTGATTTGGCTACGTCcctttattatataactataaagAATTCCATAAAGCAGGATTGTAGAAGTAATCATAACAACAATGGTAGCAGTAGTAGGaataataacaatgataGCAATAGAAACAATAGTAACAGTAGTAATAACTGCAATGATCGGAGTAATGTGTATTATATGCAGGCAGGGGATATAGATGATACTGTtattagtagtaataatttagaaaatattgtTCGCTGTGATTACTCGAGAAATGTATGTTTTCATGGGGATGGTAAAATTAGCAATAGTAGGAATAGCacaaatgataatattagaaatagaaaaagtaCTGTCAAGAATTTCTTAAAGGATGATTTCCAAAACAAAAATCAAATGGATAAACCAGAACAAATAAGTGAAAATTGGGAAGATGGAAAGAATGGTGCTATTAAGCAGTCATACCATGCACACCAGTTAAATAAATCGCACGATTTTAATTCTGGTGATACATTAAAACACCTGAATAGTtcaggaaaaaattatgttccAAATTGTATAAATTCCGTTGAGGAAATAAGCAATATTGGAGGAAACACGAAGAATGTGCAGAGGAGTGAAGGTGATAATAATGATTATAATGGCTGTAATAGTAGCTGTAATAATGActgtagtagtagtagtagtagtagtagtagtagtagtagtagtagtagtaactGTGGTtataattatagtaataatgatGTACTTAAGCACAATAATATGATAAACAATTTTAACATAAATGCTCTTCAGGAAAGCATCAATGATATATGTCCTTGTCATAATTTAAGtgaatatattaagaatagTTTTCTTAATGAAaaccaaataaaaatatacttatatcaATTGATCCGCGCAACGTTATATTTGCACAGCTTGTGTATTACGCATCGAGATATAAAACCGCAGAATATTCtaatctttttaaataagacAAATAAAGCGAATAATGCGAATAGTAGCAGCTATAgtagcagtaataataatggaaaaagCAATAAGGATCTTTTGACTAAGATGGAGAAGGGCTCGGACAATAAGAAGTGTCTAGTGTGCATACAAAACTCCTTTAAGTTCAAGTGCATCATGAATAGAAGGAATAAGAACATAAATACAAAAGgcgataaaataaataatgtagaaaaaaaaatttcaagtaTAAATGTCGAGTGTGCGAATGACAAGCTAATAGTAAATGGGAGTGATAATTTGACAACACACAAGAAAGAGGGCGAGTACATTAAAAAGAAGAGCGACGACTCTTTTTTCTtcgtaaataataatagaagtGTTATCAGTGGTGGGAGTAACAtcaataatgatataaatcaTAATAACGGGCGAGAAGGCATCGAAAATACGTTTTTAGGAAAAAGCAAAAGTATTTCATTTATCGATGAAAGAGAGAATAAGATTGATTGTAGTAGCAATAGCAAGTTAGAGAAATATTACAGCTACTACAACAGTAATACTACAGCATCAgcattgaaaaaaaaaaggaatagtTTCAATAAAACATACGTAAAACTAAAAAGATCAATGAGTATGACCAATTTACATAAAGGAAAATGTAATTCGTGGAAGACCAATTACAGTGATTATAATTTGCATGtatccaaaaaaaattttaaaaaaattttaaagaaaaataaaacagataTACTGTTATCCTCTTCGCATACACATAAAAGTTGTACAATATtagaagaggaaaaaatgatacatgtttctaatgaaaaattaagtaataaTTATGTGGATGATAAACATTGTatagaagaggaagaaaagaagaaaattattattagagAAGAAGTTAATGTTAACGATATTGATAATTTATCTCACCAAAATAATTTAGATGAATTGTACATGAATAGTatcatgtataaatatataaagctATGTGATTTTAACACTTCAATAAAgctaaaagaaaattataaatactttAGCTATGTATGCTCCAGGTATTATAGAGCACCTGAGTTATTATTTGGATCCAATTACTATAGCCAAGCCATTGATACCTGGTCAATAG GATGCGTTATGGGAGAACTAATGTTAGGAAAGCCATTATTCTTAGGAGACTGCGCATCTGATCAGTTGGTtgagataataaaaatacttgGAACACCAAATGATGAGGATTTCTTGTCTTTCAGGAGTGTGTATAAGAATGTAAAATTTCCAGACATAAAACCAATAACattaaagaaattaataaGTCATAATTGTTCACAAGAGAGTATCGATTTGTTAGATAAGCTACTACAGTTTAATCCACAAAagagaataaaattatgcaaCGCGTTACTGCATAACTATTTTGATGAtataagaaatttaaaagtttttaaTAAAGACATTAATTcagataataatttttctttaccGTTTAATACAAACTgctttaattttacaaaagaGGAGTTGCTACATTTCACAGTTgaagaaaggaaaatattaattccCTTAGATGTTAGACGTCGAAAATTAGATGAAGTTATGCAGTACATTGATATGACTTTAGAGAATTTTGATAAACTGTACCCCAATAAAATGCATTTAGCTTgctag
- the PmUG01_05025200 gene encoding conserved Plasmodium protein, unknown function, translating to MKSRKNNKTDKANKASRANTCKVKYSFLYNDKILKLAENIVILANSLSLYKKKYNNYVMREELSTKKRNCKNGKCIESNNNNNRDQLNRNKYIRGLSINSSFFPIFNFYECFVRDLIDLCNNYTDIYVEFLYILIINSNLFNNFIYICTFTSGDKNDLFLYLMYKNFLILIEYYYYFNNSFYFNELYIKLKGIYDNRENLVDNCKARKKKYVLLGKSVNFLSNQIDPEQCDPYVRTNYEANFLYRYPIEYSDSSNYEHGNVKLARDYINGRDNRREKKKKKKKKTERDVQINTGIDSAMGAQMDTPINLNIGETQQKKYNRPSANTLKINDSNSPPVHKEQSSILLSENNGSCAYVQKNENKGSTCHNAKGERDKGKDKGKSKDKDSDKHSDKHSDKHSDKDKACKREKGGGEKRKKNKNINTNENKNNNTKEKENDNKEENGNDNEKENGNDNEKENGNDNEKENGNDNEKRTKMIMKKRTKMIMKKRTEMIMKKRTKMIMKKRTKMIMKKRTEMITQRNRKEQLDKPRTILSKLFSNFSDSRRDTKKRCNLYKETVDEKKFFFNQESLYSHNKNFNINNFYQLKNMFIIFEKLKYEHLYILLYFSLSILPFLFHIYLTRIMIREKEKFHINHYLMYISKKIKEYTTFFYFNRNGADTSKEGHTSEHSLVGSSQKGKNQGGERAVERGREGQHWEEHGVGEKVRETASMSTIRWHKAGGKKRYNDHLTGDQQMYTHDHLVDPYDTIWENINRINIKDTLDRLTKVQEEKKNYNYTSVFKKNIDLLHTLQMKNDMKMLNLEIVKDEEDKELSTSEFSTFMNLEKLDISKKRYMKQHRGSKEEQVEIEIDKAADNVGDKMEKSGVQVGTKMMDEGVIRTKKENGAREERYDRESSMKSRRRKKGVMNGAMKNEKEEQEKASPKRSEDADLHTLLWKNMKRDRIYKCYKAIVRRKSLLNHGGFEDLLKSISIICSDKFYSFFMNNIDIRNSVENNYCILNVVQNNYNCRKHKREEIDADILDHLHISSVYKDNTLIHNEYIKKKIKRNKLYTYKLFNNQIETLLSSKELLDYIKKQKKRKRKKEIAQKEKKKEDFLYIQSKIKNNALNNKNKKIYDDIFKCVKSKNSELIESDCNSYDNSDSSDNITLYNYTKKYYSENVFTIDYFVFFIVNMFYVFIHLHNIYFSSTYLNIFLSFSIKLVYKYSHRAHRSESVFPLSVTPCGHIHPIGCLHGDPKNLCTRFLNLSKPRRYSVRLTKRSKRIKIKRCYSVNNISCKNSKMKLQEKDCEEKVEKHNKLNVDDSGKIKDIIEFILKKKKFLNKRRKQKKIENNIHLRKTKSSTKDILLLNTFDIIVNSFFDLCISLCSINFKCVCVRRKRLNRMYISEKIYFYYHLINKQYDVSSLNNFNMVNYNNAVDAYLFYFNEFKNYEMFASQLLTKDTMEEKKKKKKKKNTHVDKVEGGNTDRQIVNQAVIREHKRADKYYKNSSFSSSMEDDSNYRGETFEGYTSNITCAKRANSTASTSSTKCSDESFLFLKKMKKKMNKRIYIDENNIINILINIGCIYMNNIKYNVDISLKNLHKMNNCHLVNDKENFFKYIDQVFYRNTNLQFSNIYNQYFLSFFFFFKMHYLFFLVKYKCEQEMFLKAYWFLYAVYNIIQS from the exons ATGAAGTCCAggaaaaacaataaaacCGATAAAGCTAATAAAGCCAGTAGAGCTAACACAtgtaaagtaaaatatagttttttatataatgacaaaattttaaagctGGCGGAAAACATAGTTATCTTAGCAAACAGTTTATCATTATACAAAAAGAAGTACAATAATTATGTTATGAGAGAAGAGTTAAGTACCAAGAAAAGAAATTGCAAAAATGGGAAATGCATAGagagtaataataataataatagagaCCAATTAaacagaaataaatatatccgAGGACTTTCTATAAATTCATCgttttttccaatttttaatttttacgaATGTTTTGTACGCGACTTAATAGATCTATGTAATAACTATACAGACATATATGTAGAATTTCtgtacatattaataattaacaGTAATCTTTTcaacaattttatttatatatgtacgtttaCCAGTGGTGATAAAAATGATCTGTTCCTTTATCTTatgtacaaaaattttttaattctcaTTGAATACTACTACTATTTCAACAACTCATTTTACTTCAACGAGTTATATATCAAGCTAAAAGGAATTTATGATAATAGAGAAAATTTGGTGGATAACTGCAAGGcgaggaaaaaaaagtatgtcCTCTTAGGGAAAAGCGTTAACTTCCTGTCAAATCAGATCGATCCTGAGCAATGTG ATCCTTACGTACGAACAAATTACGAGGCTAATTTTCTATACAGATACCCTATCGAATACAGCGATTCTTCAAATTATGAACATGGCAACGTAAAACTTGCCAGGGATTACATTAATGGGCGCGATAatagaagagaaaaaaaaaagaaaaaaaagaaaaagacaGAAAGAGATGTGCAGATAAATACAGGAATTGACTCTGCGATGGGTGCACAGATGGACACCCCAATAAATTTAAACATCGGTGAAACACAGCAAAAGAAGTATAATCGACCTTCTGCCAacactttaaaaataaatgatagcAACTCCCCACCTGTACACAAGGAGCAGTCTTCTATTTTATTGTCAGAAAATAATGGGTCTTGTGCTTATGtccaaaaaaatgaaaataaaggCAGCACATGCCATAATGCGAAAGGGGAAAGAGATAAAGGTAAAGATAAAGGTAAAAGTAAAGATAAAGATAGTGATAAACATAGTGATAAACATAGTGATAAACATAGTGATAAAGATAAAGCGTGTAAACGGGAGAAGGGTGGaggggaaaaaagaaaaaaaaataaaaatattaatacaaatgagaacaaaaataataacacaaaagagaaagaaaatgATAACAAAGAAGAGAACGGaaatgataatgaaaaagagaacggaaatgataatgaaaaagagaacggaaatgataatgaaaaagagaacggaaatgataatgaaaagagaacgaaaatgataatgaaaaagagaacgaaaatgataatgaaaaagagaacggaaatgataatgaaaaagagaacgaaaatgataatgaaaaagagaacgaaaatgataatgaaaaagagaaCGGAAATGATAACACAAAGG AACAGAAAAGAGCAGCTGGACAAACCGCGAACCATTTTAAgcaaattattttcaaactTTTCGGATAGCAGAAGAgacacaaaaaaaagatgtaACCTGTATAAAGAAACCGTGGatgagaaaaaatttttctttaaccAGGAGTCTTTGTATTCtcataacaaaaattttaatataaacaacttttatcaattaaaaaatatgttcataatttttgaaaagttAAAGTACGAGCACTTGTACATAttgctatatttttctttgtccATTTTACCTTTCCTTTTCCATATATACCTAACCAGAATAATgataagagaaaaagaaaaattccACATCAATCATTACTTGATGTATATATCAAAGAAGATAAAAGAATAcactacttttttttattttaatcgTAATGGAGCAGATACGTCTAAGGAGGGGCATACCAGTGAGCACTCACTTGTGGGGAGCTCTCAAAAAGGGAAAAACCAAGGAGGAGAACGAGCAGTAGAAAGAGGAAGAGAAGGACAGCATTGGGAAGAACACGGGGTAGGAGAGAAAGTCAGGGAGACTGCTTCGATGAGTACAATACGTTGGCACAAAGCAGGGggtaaaaaaagatacaatGATCATCTTACGGGTGATCAGCAAATGTATACACATGACCATTTAGTAGATCCATATGATACCATTTGGGAAAACATAAACaggataaatataaaagatacgTTAGACCGACTAACAAAAGtacaagaagaaaaaaagaattataattatacatcTGTGTTTAAGAAAAACATAGATCTCTTGCATACCCTTCAAATGAAAAACGATATGAAGATGTTGAACCTTGAAATTGTTAAGGATGAAGAAGACAAAGAATTATCAACTTCTGAATTTTCGACCTTCATGAATTTAGAGAAGTTGGACATTTCGAAAAAGAGGTACATGAAGCAGCACCGGGGAAGTAAAGAAGAACAGGTAGAAATAGAAATAGACAAGGCAGCAGACAATGTAGGtgataaaatggaaaaaagtgGTGTACAGGTTGGTACTAAAATGATGGATGAAGGAGTGATAAGGACTAAGAAGGAAAATGGAGCAAGGGAGGAGCGATATGACAGAGAAAGTTCCATGAAATCGAGGAGGAGAAAGAAAGGTGTTATGAACGGTGCGATGAAAAACGAAAAGGAGGAACAGGAAAAGGCATCCCCGAAGAGGAGTGAGGATGCTGATCTGCATACACTACTGTGGAAGAACATGAAAAGGGATCGCATCTACAAATGTTATAAAGCCATAGTAAGGAGAAAGAGCCTCCTTAACCATGGAGGTTTTGAGGATTTATTGAAAAGCATAAGCATCATTTGTAGTGATAAGTTTTATTCCTTCTTTATGAACAACATAGATATTAGAAATTCGGTGGAAAACAATTACTGCATTTTGAATGTAGTTCAGAATAATTACAATTGTAGGAAGCACAAGAGAGAAGAGATAGATGCAGATATACTAGACCATTTACACATTTCTAGTGTATATAAAGACAATACTTTAATtcataatgaatatattaaaaaaaaaataaaacgaaataaattgtatacatataaactttttaataatCAAATAGAAACATTACTTAGCTCGAAGGAATTATtggattatataaaaaagcaaaagaaaagaaaaaggaaaaaagaaatagcacaaaaagaaaaaaaaaaagaagactTCCTATACATAcaatcaaaaataaaaaataatgcattaaataataaaaataaaaaaatatatgatgatatatttaaatgtgttaaaagtaaaaactcAGAATTGATCGAATCTGATTGCAATTCGTATGATAATAGTGACTCAAGTGataatattactttatataattatacgaaaaaatattattccgAAAATGTTTTTACCATTGActactttgttttttttattgttaatatgttttatgtgtttatacatcttcataatatttatttctcttCAACGTATTTGAATATCTTCCTTTCCTTCTCCATAAAACTAGTTTACAAGTACAGTCATAGAGCCCATCGTTCCGAGTCTGTATTCCCTCTTAGTGTTACCCCTTGTGGGCACATACACCCCATCGGCTGCCTACACGGTGATCCGAAAA ACCTTTGTACAAGATTTCTAAACTTGAGCAAACCACGAAGGTACTCAGTTAGATTGACGAAAAGAAGCAAAcggataaaaataaaaaggtgtTATAGTGTAAATAACATAAGCTGCAAAAACAGCAAAATGAAGTTACAGGAAAAGGATTGTGAAGAAAAAGTGGAAAAGCATAACAAACTAAATGTAGACGATAgcggaaaaataaaagatataattgaattcattttgaaaaagaaaaaatttttgaacaagagaagaaaacaaaaaaaaattgaaaataatatacatttaaggAAAACAAAGAGTTCTACTAAAGACATACTATTATTAAACACATTCGACATAATTGTAAACTCCTTTTTTGATTTATGTATATCGTTATGTagcattaattttaaatgtgtATGTGTCAGGAGGAAAAGACTAAACAGAATGTACATTAGtgaaaagatatatttttattatcatctaataaataaacagTATGATGTATCTTCTTTAAACAACTTTAACATGGTAAACTATAACAATGCGGTGgatgcatatttattttattttaatgaattcaaaaattatgaaatgtTTGCCAGTCAACTTTTAACGAAGGACAcaatggaagaaaaaaaaaaaaaaaaaaaaaaaaagaacacaCACGTGGATAAAGTCGAGGGGGGAAACACAGATAGGCAGATAGTCAATCAAGCGGTTATACGAGAACACAAACGGGCAGACaaatactataaaaattCCAGTTTTTCCAGTAGTATGGAGGATGACAGTAATTACAGGGGAGAAACATTTGAAGGATACACTAGCAACATCACTTGTGCGAAGAGAGCAAACAGCACAGCAAGCACATCCTCTACCAAATGCAGCGACGAaagctttttatttttaaaaaagatgaaaaaaaaaatgaataagaGAATTTACATTGACgaaaataacataataaatattctaataAACATAGgctgcatatatatgaataatattaaatacaaTGTAGATATATCCCTAAAAAATTTGCACAAAATGAATAACTGTCATCTTGTGaatgataaagaaaatttttttaagtatatagaCCAAGTGTTTTATCGTAATACCAATTTACAGTtttctaatatttataatcaatattttctttctttcttttttttttttaaaatgcatTATCTGTTTTTCTTGGTTAAGTATAAATGCGAGCAAGAAATGTTTTTGAAGGCTTACTGGTTCCTCTATGCggtatataacattatacaGAGCTGA
- the PmUG01_05025100 gene encoding conserved Plasmodium protein, unknown function, whose translation MQSVPSETTINSEHYKSKDNLDMCRNEKSTEFSDNSDTTNIKEEDNEKKEDFEKRLSNNMNEKLNIYDNIVSEIKELYNGNIVMNNKGLDKLNIRNVAKGLFLNINKTISKKVRVLVIGNSSSGKSTFINWFLQENIQKTGYEFETNHFTLITSGNYFSEFNGDITIKTFDFLKHISNRNRNFKNNLCTKMYVSKNLETKNIDFIDTPGLKDIMNKMDFDINSIIYDLSDYVDIILIFFDSSGKLLSNRLLLIIKEIYEKHMEKIVFVFSKIDEIKHEEDRIKLLCQTTQCLASKINVRNNIDLLPIYIYGAKNGKYLFENSRNDDLCIVNRINDIIYEIKKLFFRKLEKDLYCLINDCDCIINKILDILKTDSERRVHKSTLKRERVKHTIIQVFLFILFLFFLCTQLSVNKNYKHMLMSYVNISSNRFYNNYIINTGTVLNKWENSYLLINITLAFLFLLSGIMKKKFTKNIKTLHISSKEILREQLTFAKFAKDRGKYLAKTFYELKQN comes from the exons ATGCAAAGCGTTCCGAGTGAGACGACTATAAACTCAGAGCACTACAAAAGTAAGGACAACTTGGACATGTGCAGGAACGAAAAGTCCACTGAATTTTCAGATAATTCTGATACAACAAATATCAAGGAGGAGgataatgaaaagaaagaagattttgaaaaaaggttaagtaataatatgaatgagaaattaaatatatatgataacaTAGTAagtgaaataaaagaattatataatggGAATATagtaatgaataataaaggTCTAGATAAGCTAAATATACGAAATGTAGCAAAGGGtttattcttaaatattaataagacCATTTCGAAAAAAGTGCGTGTATTAGTAATAGGTAATTCATCATCTGGGAAGAGTACATTTATTAATTGGTTTTTACaagaaaatatacaaaaaactGGATATGAATTTGAAACAAATCATTTTACACTTATAACGAGTGGCAATTATTTTTCAGAATTTAATGGAGATATAACTATAAAAACATTTGACTTTTTAAAGCATATATCAAATAGaaatagaaattttaaaaataatttatgtacaaaaatgtatgttagtaaaaatttggaaacaaaaaatattgattTTATTGACACACCTGGATTAAAAgatattatgaacaaaatggATTTTGACATTAacagtattatatatgatttatcTGATTATGtagatataattttaattttttttgattctTCTGGAAAACTGTTAAGTAACCGTCtgcttttaataattaaagaaatatatgaaaaacatatggaaaaaattgtttttgttttttcaaaaattgatGAAATTAAACATGAAGAAGACAGAATTAAGTTGTTATGCCAAACAACACAATGCCTAGCTAGTAAAATCAATGTACGAAATAATATTGATCTTTTACCTATATACATTTACGGAGCAAAAAAcggaaaatatttattcgaAAATTCAAGAAATGATGACTTATGTATAGTTAACAGAATTAATGATAtcatttatgaaataaaaaaattatttttcagaAAATTGGAAAAGGATCTCTACTGCCTTATCAATGATTGCGACTGTATCATAAACAAAATTCTTGACATTTTAAAGACAGACTCCGAGAGGAGGGTCCACAAGTCAACCTTGAAGCGCGAGC GAGTAAAACACACCATAATTCAGGTTTTCCtgtttattctttttcttttcttcctGTGCACACAGCTTTCAGTGAACAAGAACTACAAGCATATGTTGATGAG CTATGTGAACATCTCGAGTAATCGCttttacaataattatatcaTAAATACGGGAACAGTGCTGAATAAAT GGGAGAACTCGTACTTATTGATAAACATAACCTTggcatttttatttctattaagcggcataatgaaaaagaaatttacgaaaaatataaaaacgtTACACATTTCAAGCAAGGAAATACTGAGG gAGCAGCTGACATTCGCAAAGTTCGCCAAGGACAGAGGAAAATATTTAGCAAAAACTTTTTACGAGCTGAAACAAAATTGA